The sequence GTTGCGGTAGGAAATGAGCCCTTCTTATCATCCTACAATGGCTCAAACTTGGAGACCACATTCCCAGCTCTGAAAAACATTCAGAAAGCCATAAACGATGAGAGGCTAGGTGACAAAATCAAAGCAACGATCCCACAAAACGGTGACGTTTATGACTCCGGTTCGGGCGGCCCTTCGGCCGGCCAATTCCGGTCTGATATAAGGGACCTAATGACACAGATCGTCACTTTCCTGCAAGACAACAACTCTCCTTTCCTAGTCAACATCTACCCTTTCCTCAGCTTGTATCAGAACCCCGATTTCCCTGTCGAATTTGCATTTTTCGACGGTCGGGCGACCCCTGTCCAAGACGAAGGAATCTCCTACACAAACATGTTCGACGCAAATCTGGACACCCTGGTATGGTCCCTGAAAAAAGCAGGAGGTCCTAAGGTGAAAATCATCATCGGAGAAATCGGGTGGCCCACCGATGGAAACAAGAATGCGAATCTTCAAATGGCCAAGAGATTCTACGATGGGTTCTTCAAGAAAATGGCTACCAAGAAAGGCACCCCACTCTACCCTGGAGACATTCAATACTATCTTTTCAGCCTCACCGATGAGAACCAAAAGAGCATTGCACCGGGGGACTTTGAGCGTCATTGGGGGCTGTTTAGGTACGACGGAAAACCCAAGTTTCCCATGGATATCACCGGACAAGGACAAGATAAAATGATGGTGGGTGCAAAGAATGTCAAGTACTTGGAAACACAGTGGTGTGTGTTCAATAGTGATATCAAGATCTTGGACAGGGTCCCTGCAAATGTGGACTATGCGTGCTCTAGATCAGATTGCACATCGCTACAAGTAGACTCGTCTTGCAAGGGCTTGCCTAATGTGGTTCACATTTCTTATGCGTTCAacatgtatttccagatgaatAATCAAGACGTGGAGACATGCAATTTCGAAGGATTGGCAAAGATAGCGAAGACAAATTACTCAACACCACAATGTTATTTCCCCATAGCCATAGAGACCAGTGGATGGAGGCCCAGGGTGCGGCAAACTGGAGCGGTCATTTTTTCGGGGATTTCGAGTTTGCTGCTAGTTTTGTACACAACTCTTACCTAGGATATATAAAAACATGTAACATGAACGAATTCGAGCACTGTTTGCACACACCTTGTAGCAATGGTCCCAGACAGAGAAACACCTCAAAAATCAATTATGTCATATATTACACCTCCTCTGTTCCCATGGGGAAAAACCAAAAAGGAAAGCCAGTCAAACTTAgaacatataatataataatatattttaaaaaaaaagagtaaaatGGTGTATTGTTCAAATTAATTAtccttaaatttaattcattcaTTGTCTCAAATTGATGTTTGTGTCCTTAAGTTTAATTCTCTCTCacacatacacatatatatgaCTTTTTAACTGTCCAACAATATTTTCACACCTCGTTCCCGATCACTAAAATCCGGTATCGGGTTTTTacagaattttaattgttttttttatttttgcataaTTAAAACACGGTACCGAGTTTTAGTGGTCGGAAACGATTTAAGCATCATTGGTTGagcaactatatatatatatagttgaaTTACGTATGATCCAAATTGCAtctttgtttaatttattatctTAAATGGGTGGttgtaattattttattatattaaaaaagatCAGCAGAATTGTGTATTGTCCAAACAGTGCTTATACATGATTTATTGTCTTAAATTGGTATTCGTATTTAACATTAGATAGAATGAAAAACTTAAAACTTTTGTTGTCATCCTTTGAAACCtaagtaattaaaaataataattgatagcataaaaataattaaaataatgataacaatgttatcaatattttattttaaaaaatgattgcatttACAGAAATatgttattattaaaatttaaaatttacaaTCTCAGACgtcgaatttttatttaaaatttacaaTCTCAGATATCgagtttttatttaataatatttagataactacattattttttattcaaataaaaaatataataatattaactAAAATAATTAGCTATGCAAAATAACATACTGATAATTATAGTTGTCAAAGTGGGTTGGGCAGATTGGTTTAGCCCGTCTCATCTCGCTACATAGGCGGGTTGGGTTGACAAATTTCCAATCCGTCTAAATAGTGGGCTGTCCCGCCAAGTGGTGGGTTGTGGTGGGTTGCGGGCCAACTCGTCCCAACCCGCCAAATATAACTAAAACTTGGCGGGGTCGGCCCGTTCCGCATCGTCAAATAGGTGGGTTggattgataatttctcaaccCGCCTAAATGGTGGGCCGGATCGCCCCGTCCCGCCAACTTGCATGTTCTGATGGATTGCGGGTTGGTTTACCGGTCCGTTTTGACAACTTTACTGATAATATGAATAAcgttataaataattttattaaataataaagataataaattaaatttaccaAAATATctaaaacatataaaatttagtattataatttatttgtggagatttgaaatttaattacataaaaatatttacttatataaaaatattaatataattgcgataatgttataaaattttttatttaaagataatatatatatatatatattaaaaaaacttgaagaatttttaaaatttataatatatcttcatgtcaaaaaattatttaaaaatattatttacaatTGTGTAATTATAAGCTTTTAATACAAATATGCTAGTTTAAAGAATGATTGAAAATACGAAAAAACAAATCAATTTTATTCAACTGTtaaccaaaattttaaattatatttagtgAAAAATTACTGTTTTTCAATTATATGGGCCAacaaaattttttgattttcataataattttatataaaaagaaCTCATTTTGGTTTTGATTTAAAACTATTGTAAAAATTAGTGACTTAAAAGTATTCGTACTTTGTTCggtcaaaaaacaaaaaaattcaaaggatAAAATAGATAATTAAATAAtgcaaatataaaaatatatttgaagatATGAGAGAGTGAGATAATGAAGAGAGAAGACGTGCGCAAgagaaagaaaaagagaaagtTTGTGCGTTAAttataagttttaaaaatttatcgaAATCTTTGTGTTGGATCAAATAAAATTGTTAATAACTTATAATTTTACTTTAATAACTTTATGCTTTAATGTTTGTATGCTAATAAATTCAATTgagttattaaaattttattcaaattttgaatatcAATAGacttttgtaaaattttaaaagtcaaaATCGAATACATTTGactttttaaaactctaaaaaaaattattttgaatacaACTAGATTTTTATAGATAATACAAAAGTCTGTATTGAATACCCGTAAATTTTTAAATCTACAaaaagtaattaaaaataattaaattttctatATCGAATATGCCTTTAAAATAATTCGACGTGTTCACAATCATATAATCTTCATATAAAACAAGTATAACTACATTAAAGAAAACATCaattaaactgaaaataaatCATCCTCGTGGTACAAGGCTTGCAGTACTAAAACTTTTGGTTGATTTAATTGCACAAATTGTGTTAAgatcaatataaattttttcataAGGTACACAACTATGCTAAACTATAGAttcttaataataataaaaaggaaCATTCATTTAATTATTGTGTATACATTCTCTTTGGAAACTACGTTGAAAAggacaaataaaatttttcgtcGGTTTTTCAATTGggcatatataatttaaaagtccggaaaaaaaatcatttatgcCTTGAGCCCATCTGGGCCCCCTTTTCGATCAGAACTCAGTATCTCATAACTTAGATCATGAGTTCAAGTCACAAGTAACTTGTATTTTCACATTTGGAAAGAAATAaggagttttaaaaattttactaAAAGGATTTCAAATGTTCTTAATCAGATATCCAACAGCTGATTCGACATATTTCTATGATCAATCTCTAAATATTGATACCCGTAAACAAAGTTTGCGTAAAATAATGTCATTCAAACTACGTTTACATACAGAATAGTTGTTTATAGTTATTTGTAACATGCTCAATCACATTTCTGCAGCAAAAGATTTACCACACCCACAGGTCTGAGTGGCATTTggattcttaaaattaaatccTCCTCCAATTAGTGCATCGCTGTAGTCCAGTTGCATAccgaaaataaaaagaagactCTTTGGATCACAAACTGCATGGTCGAGCATAGAAGAAGAATATCAGCAACACCGAGCACAGAAGATGAAAAACGAAACCACGTTATGCCATTTCACAGCTAATACAACATCATAGAGACAGCTAATTGAATGAAAATTTCGTGCTCATGCAAGAACAATTATGGCCAAATAGCCatcgtttttattttataaggtAATCCTTGACTGGATCATTTTCAAAGTTTGTTTTCTCATGAAGCATGATAAACAACAATATCAAAGATGATAAAGCTAGATGGAAAAGAAAGGATCAATTTTTACATCATGTTATCAGAAGGAATCATTTGCACCTATATATTAATAAAAGGAATCCTctgtttaaatttgttttttctGCATTGCGGATTGAGAATTTTGGGGCCAAATGGATTTCCTTGCCTTTATGTTTGATCCggtaaataaatcaatcaaaatggCCTCAAGTAATCAACATATCAACAAATCGGAAAGCAGTCACATTTGAGTCCTCCAAATGTATCGATGCAAGCATGAATGAGTTAGCATGgcatttgaatatttatgcttTTGATTAGTACCCTCACATGAACACATTAACCActtttattatattatgaattGAGATTGACAAAAGGGTATCCCTGCAAATATTCCAATACATGACAAAAGTGTTCAGATCACAAGTTTAGAAACCATGCAGTGATGCAGATATTGCCCAAAAACACTTTTATACATGCTACTAACCTTCGttttaaatcattcaaataaagaagtggctaaaaaatattttgaatgtgAATAGAACATGCACAATACCTATACTGAAACCATCATACTCCATTACAGAATCATCAGTTCTAGTGTTCTCTTTGCTTTCAAATTCCATAGTATATGACATTCCAGAACATCCGCCTTGTTTGACACCAATTCTTAGACGCAGATCTTCATTCCTGTCTGATCTCATcttatttaaatgctttagaGCATTGTCGGTCAAAGCAATAGCAGGTGCCGTACCACCGCTAACAGGTGGTGCTACAACAAAGACAAAAGGTAACAGATAATACCCAAAAAAAAAGGTATATTtctcgaaattcaattcaagcAGGATAGCAAAGAATGATTTATTCCTGAAGCATTATTTGAAAGGTCATTCAATCCAAGAAAACTTAGTAGAATCAAATTACAGTTGCTTCCAAAACATTTCAGGTGCGCGGAACGCACCACTAAGATTATTTTCACTTTTGTGTATTCTCACCATCGCAAATAAAGAGGggaaatttcaatatttttgcgCATGCATGTGTCCTTGACATGGAAATGAGTGGAACAAAATTATTTGACGCAAATGAGGTTTGAAACATGgaaaaatgatttttcataCTTCATAGTCTTCTTTATGTGATTATATTTCGACCAAATGCTAGGCCCTGTTCAATTATTTGGTTCTTTAAGCTTTTAGAAGTGAAAAGAATCTTCATCTTTCAGGGGAAAATCATATCaagtttcaaaaatttaaattcgaATTCTCGTTAAAAATTAGAAAGCTTCAGCGCAGTCCATGTCAAGATCTCGAAGGAATCATTGCAGCAAGATTTAGAAGAGCCAAGCTTTTCATCCATGGAAAAATTGTTGAAGAACTGGTACAATTGTACTACAACTAACATTTCAATCCCTAATTCacacaaaatatatcaaacaacGGAAAGACATAGTATTTGGGAGAGTTCGAAGCACTTATCAGCTTTTCCTACCAAAATTCTAGAAGAACTCCTAAAAACTACCTTaatacatataaaatatttttaccgTAGCTCTGAACTTTTATAAAGCTAAAATAACCTCACATATCTTTCAATACCCTTACCCTGGCTCTCCTCACCGGTCACCGCTCCTAAAAATTACAACTTTGTCTCTAAGCATTGAATCTTCTTTGTTCTTGTATCAACCACACTCGGAGTTTTCTttacgaaaatttaaaattatccCACAAAATCAAAGCTTGACACTCCAATGAATTTCGATAATCAAACCCCAAAAAAAATTGCGTAAATGTTTAAAGAGATTACCTTCCACAGAGGCTGCCCGAATGGATAAAAGGGGTTTCTTGCCATTGAGAAACACTGGCGAATATTGAAAAGACACGTTAGAAatcgatgaaaacaaagatcttTGCATCGAAACAGAAGATTTTGACAGCCCAGAAACAGATTGCGGGGAGCAGAAAGATCCAGAGAAAGCCATATTTTCTTGGGTTCCAACACCTCGCACGAAGGGAAATGAAACTCTAGCCCGCAGTGTAGAGACCAAAATCAAGAATCGAAGGAAGAAATTCTTGAGATGTATTTTGACCAAGTTAGGTGTGACGTAGAATGTTGACaggcttttttttttaattattttcttttccattttttaaaaaaattgaggcTTATTTCTCTTATTCattcatataaaataataacaataataatatttaaaatttataataatggTAGCCACAAGAAACAAgatatttttttcaataaaaaaaaaaagaaaagaaaagaaacaagATATTTTTTGCTCCACAATATTTTCGTTGTTTTTCAAGTTCCGTAAATCTGAttcattttcaaaataataataagatatatatatcatcttttgaaattaaattttccACCAATTAAGTTACCAAATTAGGCCTTTTTAAAGTAAAGTAAAAATACGTTCAATTCTTTTATTTGTCAATTGTCATTAACAACATTTCTCAGAAGTACAGAAATATGTTCagtttttctctcaaaaaaatATGTTATTGAACAAATGAAAATGAGTAATTGTTATGCTATAATATTTGACAAAAtcgaataatttatttttaaatacaaaaattgCTTATAAAATTTTGTTACCCATATTATGAACAATAAATCAACAAAAAAACTTTTCAAATTAAAGTAATCAAGAATTAACTTCGATTAAAAATGTTATAGGGCATATTAAAAGGGCAAGCTATGTTGTATATTGaccaatgttctaaaaagcttGATTAAGTTTCGCTTAATCTCACTTAAGCTTGAAACTTCTCTAAAACGCTTAGCTTCGGCCAAAAGcggtaaaaaaaaaagtcaGACATAGGTTGACCATGTAAAGTGTCATAAATACGCTTAAATGTGATTtttctaaaaatcaaaattgataataagatgaaaataaatcataaattagcGTTTTTATTATTGAGTGATTGTTAGCAAGGTTAAAAATGTATAATATTATATGGTCAAGTGTAGCGGTGATGTGAATGCAGTACATATTGAGGGATTTTACAGCTAATGTTTTAAATTAGAccaattaatttagtttatgtCGATGACACGAGATATGAAatgaatgataaaataaattgaattagaAGCTCACAAAGAATTAATGCATTACACTTGATTTGTTTGAGATGACTAAAATTATAGTTTAAATTAAACACGATTTTTTACGCTTAAGCAAACACTTAAGCTCACAGTAATCACGCTTAAACTTAAAAATCTTGAAGTTTGGCTTTCACGCTTCGACATGCTTCACGTTTTTTAGAACCTTGATATTGACAATTAGATCACACggatttgaaaaatattatcgCATTCAAAACATCTATATCACGAGTAGTATTTATGtaattatttcaaatatttgtTAACATATTATTGTTGTACTATATTATTTATGGTGTATTTATGTACTATTTATCATATTTGTTATTTGCGAAT comes from Henckelia pumila isolate YLH828 chromosome 4, ASM3356847v2, whole genome shotgun sequence and encodes:
- the LOC140866628 gene encoding glucan endo-1,3-beta-glucosidase 8-like; amino-acid sequence: MKIMSEIWRVAILTWIVVFVVAHIVVIEGVGVNWGTQASQNLHPSMIVQMLKDNKIGKVKLFDSDHWTVKYFAGTGIEVMLGIPNNQLAYFADSYDNAKDWVKNNLTTHLYDGGVNIKYVAVGNEPFLSSYNGSNLETTFPALKNIQKAINDERLGDKIKATIPQNGDVYDSGSGGPSAGQFRSDIRDLMTQIVTFLQDNNSPFLVNIYPFLSLYQNPDFPVEFAFFDGRATPVQDEGISYTNMFDANLDTLVWSLKKAGGPKVKIIIGEIGWPTDGNKNANLQMAKRFYDGFFKKMATKKGTPLYPGDIQYYLFSLTDENQKSIAPGDFERHWGLFRYDGKPKFPMDITGQGQDKMMVGAKNVKYLETQWCVFNSDIKILDRVPANVDYACSRSDCTSLQVDSSCKGLPNVVHISYAFNMYFQMNNQDVETCNFEGLAKIAKTNYSTPQCYFPIAIETSGWRPRVRQTGAVIFSGISSLLLVLYTTLT
- the LOC140864763 gene encoding iron-sulfur assembly protein IscA, chloroplastic yields the protein MAFSGSFCSPQSVSGLSKSSVSMQRSLFSSISNVSFQYSPVFLNGKKPLLSIRAASVEAPPVSGGTAPAIALTDNALKHLNKMRSDRNEDLRLRIGVKQGGCSGMSYTMEFESKENTRTDDSVMEYDGFSIVCDPKSLLFIFGMQLDYSDALIGGGFNFKNPNATQTCGCGKSFAAEM